The DNA sequence TCAAAATCTTACTGGATCACCAGCATTTGGGCCATCTGTATGAAATAGAATAGGGCGACATCGTTTATCCTCATTCATTAAGCTTGAATTCTGAAAATGGGCGATAAGAGCAGATTTTCCTTGAATACGAGCATAGGCCAATGATGCCACCTTTTCACTGTTAAACTTTTCCCACTTTTTGCCATTAAATGCCTGAGATTGACAACAGATAACATCTATATATATTACCATCTGCTTAAAAACATACAgaaatgaaagtgacgaaaaaATCCGCCGCAGGACACAAATTAACATATCCATTTTTGGAGAATCAAACCTGATAGAATGGAATAATCTCACGAGGATCAATCATGTTGATGAATGCATAACCCACATTGCACTTGTTCTGTTAAACACACACATAAAATATGAGCTCCCGCATTTAGGAAGAAAAGAATAGGTCACAATTTTACTTGCCTTGAAATCAATTGGCAAATAGAGAAAGTCATAAGTTCCTCGACAGTACTCATCAATTGCAGCAAGAAGCATCTTTGAAGTATACCTGGGAAATTGTTAAATTAGTTTCAAGTACAAAGTAAAAAAGAAGGTATGCTCCATATCAAAAAATGTATGACAATCTAATGCAATATGGTTCTCACAACAAAGTGGCATAGTAGCCACAATTGCATTAAGTTTGCCTTTTTCGTCATGTTTGCTTCATAACTGTCACTGTTTGTGCCCTGGCTAAATTAAGAGCATGTTTATAGTCTAGGACGATAAAAGAATTGCAGTTTTGCAAGACCATGACTGACCATCATCATTTTAACAAGGAGAATACGTACTTATTAGGAATGTTTTTGATCATCAGTGTGGTTCGGCGGTCCTCCCCATGTAATATGCGATCAATATCGAGTTCATATTGCCTCTTATCAACGTTATTAGAGTTCGCTTCATTCCTACGGTGGGACAAGTTTCTAGCACTTTCATGCAGAGAATCAAAAGATGCGGGCATCGGAATTACTGGATTCCTCCCAGGAAATATGTGACCGTTACGGTGAGAAGAGTGTTGTGCGCCATTAACAGTCATGTCTATGCAATTTCCACCAACTTGAGAAAATATTTTGTGAGAAGAAATATCCATGAAATGCAATTGAGGACTACCAGGAAAACCAGCACTCCCAAGAGACCCCAGGTGAAGACCAGAGGTTTCAGGAGAATACGCATGCCTTTCCCAGAGTGAGGGATTAACCGCTGGTGCTGATCCAATGTGATGAGGTAAAGGTGAAGAAGAATTCAGCATATGAGGTGATGTTCTTGGGAATCCCTGAGTTTGTGGAAAGCGGTGTGCATGAAAACCATTGACAATTGTTGGTGAATTGTGCCAAGGTGAAGAACTTGAAGGAGGTTGCTGATATGAGCTGGAGTTGTTCCATGCACAATGCTGATCATGAACAGGACTTTTCCCATTCCCAAAAGCTACCCCCACcaaattatatgaaaaaaaaggTTTGTCAACAccaaatcaaacaaaattatgaTGAAAAAACCTAACTACTCTTTTGGTATTCACACcagaaaactaaataaaatgAAGAACTCTTGCTCTCTCATTAGAGTTGATATTCCAAAACTTacatcaaataattttaaaatataactaTAGCAAATGTATGTACCTCCTTTAAGTTCCACTGGATGCCTATTTGCACTATTCACACCATGAACATGACTGATGCATCCATCCCTTACTCCAAGACCCAGACTAGTCATGTTGGTAATAGAATTGGGAGACAAACTTGGAATGGCATGAGCTAAACTATCATGATTCTCAGGAAATGAATGGGGATGGAAACCATGCATCCCTTGGTTAGCAAACTTCATTTCATCCAAAGAGTTATTGATCTCACTAAAACCGAATTGTTTGCTAGCAGATGTCATTCTCATTGGAGAAGGCATGGTCTTGGGAAGACTTGAACTCTGatgagagagagaattttcaaaCGAAGTACTCAAAGGCGAACCAATTGCAGGATGAAAGCCCTGATTAGAACCAATAACCATGCGACTTGGTGCAATAACTCCAGGAGATACTCTTGCTGAAAAGAGACTTTCTATgagcccaaaaaaaaaatacatgttgAAAAATCAGAGCAATCTTAGCAGAGAAAGATTACCTTTGTGCACTGAGGAAAAGTTGTCACAAAAGCTATGATAAAGATGGGGTTCATGATCACCTTGTTCCATGTTGGACACTTGCATCAAGCTGCAAAGATATATTATCTGTAAGGAGTCGCAATTTTGAGAAATCGAATTCAAAAGAACAAGGAAATAGGAAAGAAACTAGTAGATAAGGAACAATAAAACAGAAAGTCGCAACTGGCAGCCACCATAGGAGTTGTGTTAGAAAACTCAAACATCTTGAGTAAGCACCATAGGTTAACAGAATTAAGTAAGAAAAGATAAACAGATGATGATACCCGGGTCTGGTGCCACCAGGAAAGCCTGGCTCAAGAGTGATCTGCTTCCCAGCAATGTTCGTCTTATTTAGCTTGCAAAAAGCCATTTCTGCAGCTCTGACATCGTAAAACTCTACAAGCTTGCTATGATACTTGTCTGAAATCTCACGAATCTAGTAACAAAATAACAACCAAAATTGCAAGGTTCATCATCCCGCTACGAAAAAATCAGGATAATAGAGGAAAGAAAACAAACAACTCACTTGTTTAACTTCTCCATAAAATCCAAAAATTTTATGAAGCTCGCTGTTTGAAACAGAAGAATCAAGGTTTGATACCATCAAGATTCCCTGGTTGATATCTTTCTCAGAAGGATTATCCTgacacattagaaagtaaacattaTGCAACAAAGCATCACAGGCATGGGAAAAATGCATTAAACTACAATAAACCAGGGTGCATAATGGGGGAAGACTGGGaaggaaataaaatttaaagttttacgCAACCAAGATCAAAAGGTCACCGCCATACCTTGGGTAACGAATAATGTATGTCAAGGTTCCTGCGCCTCATTGGCTTACTTTGAAGTGCTTTCATTGCATTTCGAGCTGCCCTTATATCATAGTAAGAAATCATAACAAAACCACGGTGCTTGCAGGCTGTGTATAGAGTCCGTATCTCTCCATattgctaaaaaaaaatactgtcAATTCATAGTGCAAGGTATACTACTTGGCTGCAAACAAGAGAGAATAGGGAGTATGAGCACCTCAAAAAGAGCTTTTAATTCGAAGTCTTCAATATTGCTGTTGATATTTCTGACAAAAAGAGTTCTAGAAGGCTGTTCACCAGCTGACCCATTACAACCAGCTTGGCCATTCAAAACTAACCCAACAAGATCATGCTTTCTTTGGATTGCAGATAAACGGTCCTCTCCTAATTCTAAGCCTCCACCATTGCTAAACAGATCAAAGTCTTCAAATTCATCACCATTATTTGCATTAGCATTGTATGCCATCATATCattcattccagaaaggagaTCATCTTCGTCAGGAAGAAGACTCCCAATAGTTTTTCcctcaatttctccaaaatagTTTAGTGGTTTTTCCTGATCTTTGGAGATAACAGTATGGGAAGGCTGATGATATGTGACATCATTCGCTGATAATTTCACTGCATATTGAATTGGGAATGAATTATAAATATCACTACACAAATCTTACAAAAATAATAGCATGTATCACCAATgtagaataaaaaagaaaaggataGACACATAAAGATACCAATTGAACCAAGTTACTTCAAAGGCAgtgatttataatataataatttcagATAAAAGCTTGTTAGTTCTGGATAAAATttctgtgaaaaattaagctttTGACTCCCTTTGCATATTTAGCATGAAACGGTGTCAAAGTAATACGTTTGTCAGCATGGCTATAGAGAATTAGATGATATTAATAATCTAACTCAGCAAAAACTAAAGATCAAAGCAATCACATATAACAATCATTATAATAGACATGAAACGGGAAGCTTACACTTTCTACAAAAGATATCTGACAATGAGCTTGAAAAGAGACTACTTTCATGCTGAATATTACTagtgaaatttttattttcatcaaAACTATAAGATTCTGTCTTCGTACGCAAATCTGACCACAACTTGAGATCGTGATCCATAGGTTTCCAAGAAGCTCCGGGGATGGTACCAATTCCTTCTCCACCGGTTGTCTGTCTTTCTGCTTGAACCCGGTTTGGATTGGACTGTGGCATCTCCAAGCATTGCATTGatcttccaacaactggtaaaAAATATCCAAAGCGTGAGAGAATATCCAATTTATGGCCAGGTTGGTAATATATATCTATCCCTATCAGCTAAACAACAAAATGTACACGAGATGTAATAACTTCCTTCCGTAACAGTTTCCAATTTGAAAAAAACCATATAATATAACGTAAAGGAAATAGAACTGCCAAAACTCTGGGGGATGGGGGCAACTAAGAAAATGAGCATGCTAGGAAATAGAAAATTAGCCACACAGGTCATAAGCAAAcactaataataacaataaatgcAGAAAGACTGGGAAATGACACCACACAAATGAAAGCTTATAAATAAGAACTACAAAGCAATGTTTTTGTTTCTACGGCAACAGGTCTTTCCAAAGAAAAACTGAAACACATTCATAACATGAAACccagataaaaaaaaatctacagtTGAATGTAATAACATGAAAAATCCTGGAACTAAGAATGGTGGGAATGAGATGATTGATGGACCGATAAAACTAAGCAAAACTCTTTTTAGCTCCCAACAAAACTGAAAGTTTTGGACCTTTCGGTTTCAGTTATAAACTACAGTTGTTTTTCCCAAAAGAGAATTGAAACTGACCAATGACAACAATCAACATCATCGTATTTGGTAATTCGGTAATTCGACAACACTTCAGTTATTCATAAATGTCAGGAGTTTCGAAGTGCATACCTTccaagataaataaataatttaaatgtatTACTCTAATACTTACAAACCAAAATTAAACATCAACATAGATTGTAGCTAAATAAGCTAAGTTAGAAGGGGCCATATAAGGGAAGCTACGGCTGGGCGATTCTTACCTTGTTCAGGCACAGTTTTCACCTTCCGAACTTGTTTCTgcccaataaaaattaaaaatatattaagtaCTGAATATTTATAGTGGATCTTAAGAAGACAAGTATCCCTAAGGAAATTATTCATAACACAAATAAATAAGAAGGCATAGTTGAGCAAATAAGAACACAAAAATCTAATGAACGCCCTATTGGAGGGACAATCTTTTGAATACATAATACTGAAAACAATAAGTACCTCAGAAGGAAAACGAATTTCATCAAAGAGGTGAGATGGAGCTGATAGTGATACACCCCTTTGTTCCATTACTTCAGATGGCATTGTGCAGCTCAGAAAGCCAGAAAATTTCACAGATAGAAACAAAAATTTATCCAAATTCAATCACCTacagaaaacaaaaataaatatagaattaaacACCATCTTTTACATATATCAAGATTGAggggaaaaataaaatgttaacCCATAGAATACAGATGGAATGTGTTAAAAAGCAATTGctcttttattttgtttattaatttgcATAGTACAATGCAAGCTGAGAAACCGTGAAATAGGACATCTTCATAAAGAAATTCGCTTGTTTACCTACCAACGACCAAACGTAGCTGTTCCGTTTGGTTACCGAGAAAAATGCaggaaaacaaaaataaaacctCACGGAATGAAtacaattttttcttcttcaatatttttcaTCAAACTAAGCT is a window from the Cannabis sativa cultivar Pink pepper isolate KNU-18-1 chromosome 1, ASM2916894v1, whole genome shotgun sequence genome containing:
- the LOC115705670 gene encoding protein MEI2-like 1; the protein is MPSEVMEQRGVSLSAPSHLFDEIRFPSEKQVRKVKTVPEQVVGRSMQCLEMPQSNPNRVQAERQTTGGEGIGTIPGASWKPMDHDLKLWSDLRTKTESYSFDENKNFTSNIQHESSLFSSSLSDIFCRKLKLSANDVTYHQPSHTVISKDQEKPLNYFGEIEGKTIGSLLPDEDDLLSGMNDMMAYNANANNGDEFEDFDLFSNGGGLELGEDRLSAIQRKHDLVGLVLNGQAGCNGSAGEQPSRTLFVRNINSNIEDFELKALFEQYGEIRTLYTACKHRGFVMISYYDIRAARNAMKALQSKPMRRRNLDIHYSLPKDNPSEKDINQGILMVSNLDSSVSNSELHKIFGFYGEVKQIREISDKYHSKLVEFYDVRAAEMAFCKLNKTNIAGKQITLEPGFPGGTRPGLMQVSNMEQGDHEPHLYHSFCDNFSSVHKARVSPGVIAPSRMVIGSNQGFHPAIGSPLSTSFENSLSHQSSSLPKTMPSPMRMTSASKQFGFSEINNSLDEMKFANQGMHGFHPHSFPENHDSLAHAIPSLSPNSITNMTSLGLGVRDGCISHVHGVNSANRHPVELKGAFGNGKSPVHDQHCAWNNSSSYQQPPSSSSPWHNSPTIVNGFHAHRFPQTQGFPRTSPHMLNSSSPLPHHIGSAPAVNPSLWERHAYSPETSGLHLGSLGSAGFPGSPQLHFMDISSHKIFSQVGGNCIDMTVNGAQHSSHRNGHIFPGRNPVIPMPASFDSLHESARNLSHRRNEANSNNVDKRQYELDIDRILHGEDRRTTLMIKNIPNKYTSKMLLAAIDEYCRGTYDFLYLPIDFKNKCNVGYAFINMIDPREIIPFYQAFNGKKWEKFNSEKVASLAYARIQGKSALIAHFQNSSLMNEDKRCRPILFHTDGPNAGDPEPFPMGTSIRPRLGRTRASGNEENNQGISSAFANQEEIIFELDSSSPGPSKDSD